In Cetobacterium somerae ATCC BAA-474, a single genomic region encodes these proteins:
- a CDS encoding DUF3343 domain-containing protein — MNSENFLIITIDSTHLVMKVEKFLVDSGIDVRIIPLPGELKASCGLSLKANIEDAHKILELLIENNIDKNIYNFYLCEKNGFKKNFSTFNF; from the coding sequence ATGAACTCAGAAAATTTTTTAATTATAACAATCGATTCAACTCATTTAGTTATGAAGGTAGAAAAATTCTTAGTTGATAGTGGAATAGATGTTCGAATCATACCACTACCTGGTGAGTTAAAAGCTAGCTGTGGTCTTTCTTTAAAAGCAAATATTGAAGATGCACATAAAATATTAGAACTTTTAATTGAAAATAATATAGATAAAAATATATACAATTTCTATCTTTGTGAAAAAAATGGTTTTAAAAAGAACTTTTCTACTTTTAATTTTTAA
- the yedF gene encoding sulfurtransferase-like selenium metabolism protein YedF — MIKVNAIGQTCPIPVIMTKNALKKITEGSIEVSIDNKISKENIEKFSKEMGFSFTTREENGIFFIQINKTINEALSNSSTSNDENNTIIVIASDKMGDGETALGETLMKGFIYTLTEMESLPKAILFYNKGVFLTASNETTIKDLRILEERGVEILSCGACLNFYHLENNIAVGSITNMYNIIEKQMKANKVIRP, encoded by the coding sequence ATGATAAAAGTTAATGCTATTGGACAGACTTGTCCTATACCAGTTATTATGACAAAAAATGCTTTAAAAAAAATAACAGAAGGTTCAATTGAAGTTTCTATAGATAACAAAATTTCTAAGGAAAATATTGAAAAGTTTTCTAAAGAGATGGGGTTTTCATTTACTACTAGAGAAGAAAATGGAATATTTTTTATTCAAATAAATAAAACAATTAATGAAGCTTTATCAAATTCTAGTACTTCTAATGATGAAAATAACACTATTATAGTTATTGCTTCTGATAAAATGGGTGATGGTGAAACTGCTCTTGGTGAAACTTTAATGAAAGGTTTTATATATACTCTTACTGAAATGGAATCTCTGCCAAAAGCTATTCTTTTCTATAATAAAGGTGTTTTTTTAACAGCTTCTAATGAGACTACTATAAAAGACTTAAGAATTCTTGAGGAAAGAGGAGTTGAAATTCTATCTTGTGGAGCTTGTCTTAATTTCTACCATTTAGAAAACAATATTGCTGTCGGGAGCATCACAAATATGTACAATATAATAGAAAAACAAATGAAAGCAAATAAGGTGATTAGACCATAA
- a CDS encoding amino acid permease, with the protein MKKKYLSVSSLVMMIFLGVFGFGNIANNFKEVGMSSATMLVIGILFYFLPLCLIMAEFGAYAQDRTSGIYSWIEIGLGKKMAYFAIWSYFIANIFYLPTLATRVPTYFSFGLFGDANISNIQTATLSLVALVISLIIGVKYQKAIGALSKPIGYISLFTVLIFLVAGIYLHLTGQGATNLTTEMFIIKTTSKSDLARSLGTFSWILFAFGGGEVVGPYVNQVENPEKNFVKGLLVASMLIGILYVLGIVSVSAFGTQEDFSKISLINAVLAGFKFMGDKIGLGIWFVKLMGIAYSLITLVALILWGSSLAAGVFSEAPKGTFPDWLTKKSDKNGILRNALIFQTILAFLFIALTTFGGEAAGELYYRVYDMTTMALIVPYFCLGISYIFFRKRGYVSPFQISKGNLIPILAGVSVSAMTFIAFIFAGYDFTVPVVKQLDKMKLYYGGLLMFMLIGLVIKFLSGINHKSKENKKK; encoded by the coding sequence ATGAAAAAGAAGTATCTATCTGTGTCATCACTAGTAATGATGATATTCTTGGGAGTATTTGGATTTGGAAATATTGCCAATAATTTTAAAGAAGTAGGAATGTCATCCGCCACAATGTTGGTAATAGGAATATTATTTTATTTCTTACCACTTTGTTTAATAATGGCAGAATTTGGAGCGTATGCTCAAGATAGAACGAGCGGAATATATTCATGGATAGAGATAGGATTAGGAAAAAAAATGGCCTATTTTGCAATTTGGTCATATTTTATAGCAAATATATTTTATTTACCAACATTGGCAACAAGAGTGCCAACATACTTTAGTTTTGGACTATTTGGAGATGCGAATATATCAAATATACAAACAGCTACTTTATCTTTAGTAGCATTGGTTATATCATTAATTATTGGTGTGAAGTATCAAAAAGCTATTGGAGCTCTTTCAAAGCCTATAGGTTATATTTCTTTATTTACAGTTTTAATATTTTTAGTAGCTGGAATATACCTTCATTTAACAGGTCAAGGAGCTACAAACTTAACAACTGAAATGTTTATAATAAAAACTACATCTAAATCTGATTTAGCTAGATCTTTAGGAACGTTTTCATGGATATTATTTGCATTTGGAGGAGGAGAGGTAGTAGGACCATATGTAAATCAAGTAGAAAATCCAGAGAAAAACTTTGTAAAAGGATTACTTGTAGCCTCAATGTTAATAGGAATACTTTATGTTTTAGGAATTGTTTCAGTTTCAGCATTTGGAACGCAAGAGGATTTTTCAAAAATATCTTTAATAAATGCAGTTTTAGCAGGTTTTAAATTTATGGGAGATAAGATAGGATTAGGAATTTGGTTTGTTAAATTAATGGGAATAGCTTATTCATTAATAACGTTAGTTGCTCTTATTCTTTGGGGAAGCTCTCTGGCTGCTGGAGTATTCAGTGAAGCACCAAAAGGAACTTTTCCAGATTGGTTAACAAAGAAGTCTGATAAAAATGGAATTTTAAGAAATGCCTTAATATTCCAAACAATATTAGCATTTTTATTCATAGCTCTTACAACTTTTGGTGGAGAAGCAGCAGGAGAGCTTTACTATAGAGTATATGATATGACAACGATGGCTTTAATTGTGCCGTATTTTTGTTTAGGAATAAGTTATATATTCTTTAGAAAAAGAGGTTATGTATCACCGTTTCAAATATCAAAAGGGAACTTAATACCTATTTTAGCAGGAGTATCAGTTTCAGCAATGACATTTATAGCTTTTATTTTTGCAGGATATGACTTTACAGTACCAGTAGTGAAGCAATTAGATAAAATGAAGCTATATTATGGTGGTCTATTAATGTTTATGTTAATAGGTTTAGTTATTAAATTTTTAAGTGGAATAAATCATAAATCTAAAGAAAATAAGAAAAAATAG
- a CDS encoding SRPBCC family protein, whose translation MELKELNEKVPFFVQGIDIEAPKDFVFKLISDYSKHALWITGLEDEKHTDAPEVTGSTFCEKIKMYGFKEEYCGKVLAYEEGKMYQIEVGDKWVDFKLEYDFEEVNPTKTHLILTAWTLKGTSLHKLFNVFNKRILEDQLTRLKVVAETEFNKTK comes from the coding sequence ATGGAACTAAAAGAATTAAACGAAAAAGTACCATTTTTTGTTCAAGGTATTGATATTGAAGCCCCAAAAGATTTTGTATTTAAACTTATATCTGATTACAGTAAGCATGCTCTTTGGATTACTGGTTTAGAAGACGAAAAGCATACAGATGCACCAGAAGTTACTGGTTCTACTTTCTGTGAAAAAATAAAAATGTATGGTTTTAAAGAGGAGTATTGTGGAAAAGTTTTAGCTTATGAAGAAGGGAAAATGTACCAAATTGAAGTAGGCGATAAATGGGTAGACTTTAAACTTGAATATGATTTTGAAGAGGTTAATCCAACTAAAACTCATTTAATACTAACAGCTTGGACATTAAAAGGAACTTCATTACATAAACTTTTCAATGTTTTTAATAAAAGAATTCTAGAAGATCAACTAACTAGATTAAAAGTTGTTGCTGAAACTGAATTTAATAAAACAAAATAA
- the selB gene encoding selenocysteine-specific translation elongation factor, with the protein MKNIVIGTAGHIDHGKTTLVKMLTNINTDTMKEEKERGMTIDLGFAPLNIPSGDIISIIDVPGHEKFIKNMVAGAKGINFVLFLIACDDGIMPQTIEHKEILKLLGIKNGIIVLSKRDLVTSERVDEVKAQISQEFKEEFFKDFPIVEVSLKDSSTYENLYNLILKEIENFDFSSSNNIQNIFRLDIDKIYSPKGIGTIVSGTTIGNINKGDTLTLYPQKINIKIKGIQNHGKDLEYISSQQRCALNITGVTAKELERGNLLTNSKTITNSKIIDVVFNRLSEGTIPKNNTKIRLNIGTGEYYGKIKYLQDFEEESTFFQLIMDKEIPVDFDDIGILRTLSTSALLGGARILTPFGVPTKKNNSIYLKKLNYLLNKQLNVSEYLLNKGSFTYINDLNKEFNLSLNENSFDHNIFVFKTIKAIIHKENLKNLKNEINLYLNDFHLKNPLRKGVPLATINNLFFKGINLINEFQDEFQEKDNFVSLKTFKVKLSKDEKKIKDEILILLKKQEFNGLSFEKLNDYFHKNLNFKEVFQYLVREGLIIKLNEYFLLKGFYQEALNRLDNFLILNTQITLAEFRDLLKTSRKMALVYLENFDEKKVTKKIDSYRIKNNI; encoded by the coding sequence ATGAAGAATATAGTAATTGGTACAGCTGGTCATATAGATCACGGAAAAACAACTTTAGTCAAAATGCTGACAAATATAAATACCGATACTATGAAAGAGGAAAAAGAAAGGGGGATGACCATTGATCTTGGTTTTGCCCCTTTAAATATTCCTTCTGGTGATATTATCAGTATTATTGATGTTCCTGGGCACGAAAAATTTATAAAAAATATGGTTGCTGGTGCTAAAGGTATTAACTTTGTGCTTTTTTTAATAGCTTGTGATGATGGTATTATGCCTCAAACAATAGAACATAAAGAGATTTTAAAACTTCTTGGAATAAAAAATGGAATTATTGTTTTATCAAAAAGAGATCTAGTTACTTCTGAAAGAGTTGACGAAGTTAAAGCTCAAATTTCTCAAGAGTTTAAAGAGGAGTTTTTTAAAGATTTTCCTATTGTTGAAGTTAGCCTAAAAGATAGTTCAACCTATGAAAACCTATATAATTTAATTTTAAAAGAGATTGAAAATTTTGATTTCTCTTCATCTAATAATATTCAAAATATTTTTAGACTAGATATTGATAAAATCTATTCTCCTAAAGGAATTGGAACTATTGTTAGTGGTACAACTATTGGTAATATAAATAAAGGGGATACTTTAACTCTTTATCCTCAAAAAATTAATATTAAAATAAAGGGAATTCAAAATCATGGAAAAGATTTAGAATACATTTCATCTCAACAAAGATGTGCCTTAAATATAACTGGAGTAACAGCAAAGGAGCTTGAAAGAGGTAACCTTTTAACTAACAGTAAAACTATTACAAATAGCAAAATAATAGATGTAGTATTCAATAGATTATCAGAAGGAACTATTCCTAAAAACAATACTAAAATAAGATTGAATATTGGTACTGGAGAGTATTATGGAAAGATTAAATATCTTCAAGATTTTGAAGAGGAATCAACCTTTTTCCAACTTATAATGGACAAAGAAATTCCTGTCGATTTTGACGATATTGGTATATTAAGAACTCTTAGTACATCCGCTTTACTTGGAGGAGCTCGAATTCTAACACCTTTTGGAGTTCCTACTAAAAAAAATAATTCTATTTATTTAAAAAAATTAAACTATCTTTTAAATAAACAACTTAATGTTTCAGAGTATCTTTTAAATAAGGGAAGTTTTACTTATATAAACGATTTGAATAAAGAGTTTAACCTCTCTTTAAATGAAAATAGTTTTGATCATAATATTTTTGTTTTTAAAACAATAAAAGCTATTATTCATAAAGAAAATCTTAAAAATCTTAAAAATGAAATTAATTTATATTTAAATGATTTTCATTTAAAAAACCCTCTTAGAAAAGGGGTACCTTTAGCAACTATTAACAACCTATTTTTTAAAGGAATCAACTTAATAAATGAGTTTCAAGATGAGTTTCAAGAAAAAGATAACTTTGTTTCACTTAAAACATTTAAAGTTAAGCTTTCAAAAGATGAAAAAAAAATAAAAGATGAAATTTTAATTCTATTAAAAAAACAGGAGTTTAATGGATTAAGTTTTGAAAAGTTAAATGATTATTTTCATAAAAATCTAAATTTTAAAGAAGTTTTTCAATATTTAGTTAGAGAAGGGCTTATTATAAAATTAAATGAATATTTTCTTTTAAAAGGTTTTTATCAAGAAGCTTTAAATAGATTAGATAACTTCCTTATATTAAATACTCAAATTACACTAGCAGAGTTTAGAGATCTTCTCAAAACTAGCCGTAAAATGGCTCTTGTATACCTTGAAAATTTTGATGAAAAAAAAGTTACTAAAAAAATTGATAGTTATAGAATAAAAAATAATATTTAA
- the selA gene encoding L-seryl-tRNA(Sec) selenium transferase — MTNKQTLLRNLPKVDKVIDLLNEKEFFKDKPYKEVYDAVNEGINFFRKGILEEVITQYSIEDIENEITKSLTKNLEFNFKRVINGTGTILHTNLGRALFSKELIEHLQNSLCGYSNLEFDLKTGERGSRYSHVEDLIAKVTGAEAALVVNNNAAAVMLCLNEFSKNTEVIISRGELVEVGGSFRIPDIMELSSAKLVEVGTTNRTHLADYQKAINENTSMLLKVHTSNYHISGFTKSVSNKEIAELAKEHRIISMEDLGSGVLIDFSKYGQKKEPTIFESLNSGIDLITFSGDKLLGGPQCGVIIGKRELISKLKKNQFLRAFRVCKMTISALEFTFKQYVDEKVAIEKNPTLNRILEPISEVFKRAEILKNLLKDIEIDSEIIETKAIIGGGSMPDATIDSYGVAITSLDGKQVETAFLKEDTPIVGRVQNNQFFIDLKTIHSDEYSIIIKNFKKFLERV; from the coding sequence ATGACTAATAAACAAACTCTTTTAAGAAATCTTCCTAAAGTAGATAAAGTTATCGATCTACTGAATGAAAAGGAGTTTTTTAAAGATAAACCTTATAAAGAGGTTTACGACGCTGTTAACGAAGGAATTAACTTTTTTAGAAAAGGAATTCTTGAGGAAGTTATCACTCAATACTCTATTGAAGATATCGAAAATGAAATTACAAAATCTCTAACTAAAAATTTAGAGTTTAATTTTAAAAGAGTTATAAATGGTACAGGAACTATCCTACATACAAACTTAGGAAGAGCTCTTTTTTCAAAAGAATTAATTGAGCATCTGCAAAATTCACTTTGCGGATATAGCAATCTTGAATTTGATTTAAAAACAGGTGAAAGAGGAAGTAGATACTCTCATGTAGAAGATCTTATCGCAAAAGTTACTGGCGCTGAAGCTGCATTAGTAGTTAATAATAACGCTGCTGCTGTTATGCTTTGTTTAAATGAATTCAGTAAAAATACAGAGGTTATTATATCTAGAGGAGAGCTTGTTGAAGTTGGTGGCTCATTTAGAATTCCAGATATTATGGAACTCTCAAGTGCTAAACTTGTTGAAGTTGGAACTACTAATAGAACTCATCTAGCTGACTATCAAAAAGCAATAAATGAAAATACATCAATGCTTTTAAAAGTTCATACATCTAACTATCATATCTCTGGTTTTACAAAATCTGTGTCTAATAAAGAGATTGCTGAATTAGCAAAAGAACATAGAATAATTTCAATGGAAGACTTAGGAAGTGGTGTATTAATAGATTTTTCTAAATATGGACAAAAAAAGGAACCTACAATTTTTGAATCTTTAAACTCTGGTATTGATTTAATTACTTTTAGTGGGGATAAACTTTTAGGTGGACCACAATGTGGAGTGATTATTGGAAAGAGAGAGTTAATTTCAAAATTGAAAAAAAATCAATTCTTAAGAGCTTTCAGAGTTTGTAAAATGACTATTAGTGCTTTAGAATTTACTTTTAAACAATATGTTGATGAAAAGGTTGCAATCGAAAAAAACCCTACTCTAAATAGAATTTTAGAACCTATAAGCGAAGTTTTTAAAAGAGCAGAGATTTTAAAGAATCTTTTAAAAGATATTGAAATCGATAGTGAAATCATTGAAACAAAAGCTATAATTGGCGGAGGCTCTATGCCTGATGCAACTATCGATAGTTATGGTGTCGCTATCACTTCTTTAGATGGAAAACAAGTTGAAACAGCTTTTTTAAAAGAGGATACACCTATTGTTGGAAGAGTTCAAAACAATCAATTTTTTATTGATTTAAAAACAATTCACAGTGATGAGTACTCTATAATCATAAAAAACTTTAAAAAGTTCTTAGAGAGAGTATAG
- the selD gene encoding selenide, water dikinase SelD — translation MGPEVLSSLLKNLPSVEDKNLIVGFEKSDDAAIYKLTDDIALIQTLDFFTPMIDDPYIFGQIAAANSLSDVYAMGGEPRTAMNIVCFPEKENIEILGEILRGGAEKIAESGAVLSGGHSIHDPEIKYGLSVTGLVHPDKVFKNYGSQEGDVLIITKPLGTGIISTASKVETLSDEVKTEWIEIMTTLNKYSAEIIRDYPITACTDITGFGFLGHAYEMAVASEKTFVLEQELIPYLDIAKEFAKEFYINSMGQKNRNYLNDKVDISAVPFWLQEIMLDPQTSGGLLFSVSSKYASEVMEKLNTLQIKSSLIGTVDKYNGKYIVVR, via the coding sequence ATAGGACCGGAGGTTCTTTCAAGTTTATTAAAAAATCTTCCAAGTGTGGAAGATAAAAATTTAATTGTTGGTTTTGAAAAATCTGATGATGCTGCTATATATAAATTAACAGATGATATAGCTTTAATCCAAACTTTAGACTTTTTTACACCTATGATTGATGATCCATATATATTTGGACAAATAGCTGCGGCTAACTCTTTAAGTGATGTTTATGCAATGGGAGGAGAACCTAGAACAGCTATGAATATAGTTTGTTTTCCTGAAAAGGAAAATATCGAAATTTTAGGAGAAATTTTAAGAGGCGGAGCTGAAAAAATTGCTGAATCTGGAGCTGTTCTAAGTGGTGGACACTCTATTCATGATCCTGAGATTAAATATGGTCTTTCTGTAACTGGACTTGTACATCCTGATAAAGTTTTTAAAAATTACGGTTCTCAAGAAGGAGATGTTTTAATCATAACAAAACCTCTTGGAACAGGTATTATTTCTACAGCTTCTAAAGTTGAAACTCTCTCTGATGAAGTAAAAACTGAGTGGATTGAAATAATGACAACTTTAAATAAATACTCTGCTGAAATTATAAGAGACTATCCAATAACTGCTTGTACAGATATTACAGGATTCGGATTTTTAGGGCACGCATATGAAATGGCAGTAGCTTCTGAAAAAACTTTCGTTTTAGAACAAGAACTTATTCCATATTTAGACATTGCTAAAGAGTTCGCTAAAGAGTTTTATATAAACTCTATGGGACAAAAAAATAGAAACTATTTAAATGATAAAGTTGATATTTCAGCAGTTCCATTTTGGTTACAAGAGATTATGCTAGATCCACAAACATCTGGTGGATTACTATTTTCTGTTTCTTCAAAATATGCATCAGAGGTTATGGAAAAACTAAATACTCTTCAAATAAAGTCATCTTTAATTGGAACTGTAGATAAATATAATGGAAAATATATTGTAGTTAGATAA